In the genome of Vallitalea longa, the window ATTACCTCTTATAATCCAGCCTATCGTAGAGAATTCTATAATTCATGGTATAGGTGTTAAGGGAGGTAATGGTCATGTACTAATTGACATCAGGAGGATAAATGATTATTTAAGTATTGTTATTGAAGATAACGGTATAGGAATGGAAAAAGAAAAACTTAAGGAATTGAAGGAATCTCTAATGGGGAAAGATTCAACAAATAATAGAATAGGGCTTAAGAATATAGAGGAAAGAATACACTTCTATTACGGTAGTTCCTATGGATTGGAGATTGATAGTGATATAGATATAGGTACAAAAGTTACGATATTACTTCCAGATGAGAGGGTTGATACTATTGAAAGCATTGATAATAGATGATGAACAGTACATACGTGAAGGATTGAAGTCATTGATTGATTGGAATTCATTAGGTTTTGAAATTGCAGGAGAAGCAAAGAACGGAAAAGAAGGTCTTATGAAGATTAAAGAGTTACATCCTGAGGTATGTGTAGTGGATATTAGAATGCCTGTAATGGATGGAATTAAAATGATTGAACAAGCTTCTCAAGAAAAAATAAAATGCAAGTTCATCATATTAAGTGGTTATCGTGATTTTGAATATGCTCAGAGAGCTATGGAATGCAATGTCAATAAATATGTCTTGAAACCAATTGATGAAGATCAGCTTGTAGAGAAATTACAAGAAGTAAGAGATGAAATAATTAAAACCAATGCGCAGCTTAGATATGTTGAAGAAAGTACTAATCTATCAAAAGATAAAGTGATACATAAGATAATAATGCAGAAATCCCCTAGTATCATGTGGATGAATCAGTGGTATAATTTTCAACTGCCTTGGAATAGTTATCACATAGTTTTAATTGATTTTCTAGAAGATGTAACTACTGTTAAGAAGGCGATGGCAAGGAAAATACTCGAAGAATTTATCAAAAATGGAGATTATGGTGTTGTATTTCAAATAGAAGAATATGTAGGAATTGTAATCAAAAATATATTGTTCGAACATAATTTTCTTCTTCTAGAGAAAATGAAAATATTATTAAAGCAGGAAGTATTAATTGATACCATTATAGCTGTTGGTAGAAAGGTAAAGGATATTAATGATATTTATCTTTCTTTTACTGATGCTAAGATGTTGTTGAAGCATAGTTTCATATATGGGGATGAAAAAATTCTAAGTAGTGGTTTGTTGGATAAGAGAAGAGAGGTAGAATTAGAGACTGATAATTTTGATATTGATGTATATACTGATAATCTATATGCTGCAATAGATGTTAACAGTATGAAGAGTATCAATGATATACTAGAGGATATGTTGGATAACTACAAGATTCTTGGATGGTCTTCAGAAAAAATAAAAGCCTATTATGTTAATCTGTATGTAAAAATCACAACCATATTATTTGAGAAAAACAAAGAATTAAAGAATATGGAACTTCTTAATGAAAGAATATTGGAAAAGTTATATACACAGGGGAGTTTAATTAAGTTACATGGATTCGTGAAATATCAGCTTGTAACCATATCTGATATATTATCTGCAAAAAGACCTACAGAGATTATCCATAAAATAATCAATTACGTTGAAAGAAATTATGATAAAGAAATAAAAATTGATGATCTAGGAAAAATCTTCAATTATAATAGTGCTTATCTAGGAAAACAGTTTAAAAATCAAACAGGAAACTATTTCAATACATTCCTTGATCAGGTAAGAATAAATAATGCAAAGAAATTATTAGTCAATACTGATTATAAAATCTATGAGATAGCGAAAAAAGTTGGTTATAAAGAGCCAGACTATTTTACTATAAAATTCAAAAAATACGTTGATCAATCTCCTAATGCTTATCGGAATTCAAAAAAAGGTGAAAGGTAAAACACTAATTTACATGGTATAACATATCCAATTTATAGGGTGTCTACAAGACACCTTTTTTTTTATAATATTCATAGATTAAATTTTACATAAACATAAATCGGATGGGGGGAGAATATGTGAAAGGGAATATAGCTTTAGTTGAAGGAGAATCACCAAAGAATAATAAAAATAAATCACTTAAAAAAACTCTCTATAAGCAGAGATACTTGATATTGATGATACTACCATTTATTATTTGGGTTATTGTTTTTAAGTATATTCCACTATGGGGATGGTCAATAGCTTTTCAGGATTATAAACCGAAACCAGGATTATCGATGTTCGATTATCCATTTGTAGGGCTAAAACATTTTATAAACTTGTTCAAAGATCCTATGTTCTATCAAGTTATGAGAAATACATTGGCAATGAGTTTCATGCAGCTGATATTTGGATTTCCGCTTCCTATAATTTTTGCGATATTGTTGAATGAACTAAAAGGTATTAGATTCAAGAAATTGGTTCAAACAGTATCATATCTACCACACTTTGTTTCTTGGGTTATTGTTGCTGGTTTATTTACAACTATGCTATCTAATGATGGGATAGTCAATGAAATCTTATTGAAGCTGAATTTAATCGACAGCCCTATTTCTTTTTTTGCAATACCAAAGTATTTCTGGGGTATTTGTACTAGTTCAGAAATATGGAAGGAGCTTGGATGGAATTCAATAATATTCTTAGCAGCCATAGCTGGAATAAGTCCAGATCTGTATGAGGCGGCTAGAGTGGATGGTGCCAATAGATGGAAATCCATATGGCATATCACTCTGCCAGGGATAAGAGATACTATATTGGTTATACTTGTGCTTAATATTGGCTGGATAATAAGTATTGGATTCGAGAAACAGTATCTAATGGGTAATTCATTGGTACAGGATTATTCGAAAGTCCTTGATTTATATGTACTTGAATATGGTATCAGACTAGGCAGATATTCATTTGGAACAGCAATTGGAATATTCAAATCCGTAGTTAGTATCGTTTTATTAGTATCTGCCAACAAACTATCCAAAGCGATAAATGGTAAAGCTGTTATATAGCGGGAGGGGACAATATGAAATTAATAATTAAAGGTAATAAGACAAAGAGAAAAAGAAAAAAATTATCTGATAGAATTGCTGATGTTATTATTGTGCTTTTTATGATATTCGTCTTGGTTATAACGGCATATCCTTTTCTTAATGTATTAGCGGTTTCTCTTAATGATGCAAGTGACAGTGTGAGAGGAGGTATATATATATGGCCCAGAGTATTTACACTAAGAAATTATGAAGAGGTCTTTAAGGATAGTATTCTTTTTACTGCTTTCAGGAATTCAGTTTTCAGGACTATTGTTGGTTCAGGACTTGGAGTAATCAGTACTATGCTGGTTGCTTATGTGATAAGCAGAAAAGATTTTTTTGCCAGAAAATTCGTTGCAGGTTTGTTTGCAGTAACTCTCTATGTAAGTGGGGGGATGATTCCAGAGTTTTTGCTTATAAAAAATCTTAGGCTGATTAATAATTTTGCTGTTTATCTGATACCAGGACTCATTGGAGTTTATTATATATATATTGTCCGTTCCTTTATTGACGGTATTCCTTTTGCTATTCAAGAAGCTGCTAAGATTGATGGGGCTAATGATTTACAGATATTTTATAAGGTCATCATGCCATTATGTAAGCCTGTTATGGCAACAGTAGCTTTATTTTACGCAGTTTCACATTGGAATTCTTGGTTTGATACTTATCTATATGCAAGTGGAAAAGATAGTTTGACCACTTTGCAGTATGAGTTGATGAAAGTACTTAATAATTCTAATACTGCAGCCGCGGGTAGTATGATTAAGGCAAAAGCAAACACCCTTAAAGTAAAAACAGTTACACCTCAGTCAATTCGAATGGCTATAACAATAGTTGCTACTTTGCCAATACTGATCGTATATCCGTTTTTACAAAAATATTTTGTTAAAGGTATGACATTAGGAGCTGTTAAGAATTAATATCAACATAGCAGCTATAATGATAAATAAAAGTAGGAGGTATGTTAATGAATTTAGTAATCAGAAAAAAATTTATTCTAGTTATATGCTTTTTAATGGTTTTCAGTGTATTTACTGGATGTGGTAAGAAAGAAGATACTGAAAAAGAGTTGTCTTCTGAGTCTACTAAAGATATTGCTGATGAAAAAGACAAGAATGAAGAGAAGACATTTACTTATTGGAGTGCAGACACTACTGCAGGTCAGCTGGATGACAAGTATAATAGTGATGTTTCCAGAAAGATTAAGGAGTTGACGGGAGTTACACTTCGTAAGGAATTCGCTGTAGGGGATCCTAGAGAAAAATTATCTTTTATGGCAGCCAGTGGAGAATATCCAGACTTCATATATGCACTGGAGTATTCTAACATCATAGTTGATGCAGGAGGATTCATCAAGCTGGATGGTCTTATAGATGAATATGGACCTAATATAAAGAAATTGTATGGAGATGATTTAGCTAGACTTAGATGGAGCAAAGAAGATCCTTCAATCTACTTTTTAGGTTTACCTGAGATAGGTAAGGTGAAATTTGAACCAGAAAGTGGATTCGAGATTCAGCATGCGGCATTAAAAGAGTTGGGATATCCTAAGATGGAGACTCTAAAAGATTATGAAGAAGCTATCAAGAAGTATGTAGAGGCTAATCCTGAGATAAATGGAAAACCAACTATAGGATTATCGTTACTAGCTGATGATTGGAGAATCAAGATTTCTTTAACTAATCCTGGTGTATTTTCAACAGGAGGTGCTGATGATGGTGAGTGGTTTTATGATAAAGAAAAAGAAAGAGCGATTTTACATGTAACGAGACCTGAAGAGAAAGAGTATTTCAGATGGTTGAATCATATGAATGATATAGGATTACTAGATAAAGAGAGTTTCATCCAGAAGTATGACCAATATCAATCTAAGATCGCTGAAGGTAGAGTAGTTGCCATAACGGATTCAAAATGGCAGTACTCAGCAGCGGAACAATCCTTAGTGGCAGCAGGTATGTCTGACAGAACTTATGCAATGTTTCCATTAGTTATCGAAGAAGGTGTAGTAAATAAAGATTTCAGACCTACTGGATATAGCGGTGGATATGGTATTGGGATTTCCACAAGCTGTAAAGATCCAGTAGCGGCCATAAAATTCCTTGACTGGATGTGTACTGACGAAGCACAGATTCTTGCAAGATGGGGAATAGAAGGGCAACATTATGATGTTATTGACGGAAAACGTACATTCAAACCTGAGGTTTTCAAAGCATGGACAGAGGACCCTTCTTTTGCAACTGAAACAGGAATAGGAATATATAGTTGGCCATGGCCTGGATATGGTCAAGGAGCTATAGATAAGAAGGGTGATTATTATCATCCTACATTCAAAGATACAATTATTGATGCTTATAATGAAAGCGAAAAAGAGACTTTGGCACATTATGGTGCTACTATGTGGAAAGATCTATATCCATCAGAAGAAGACATTGAAAAGAGTGAATACGGAGTTCTATGGCAGATTAACATTCCAAGCGACACAGAAGCAAGTGTAATCATGGCAAAATATGATGAAACAACAGCTAAGAGGATACCTGAAGCAATTCTTGCATCACCGGATGAATTTGATGAAATATGGGATGATTATCAGCAGGAGTTAGTTGACGTAGGTATACATAAATTAGAAGACGAGTTTAATAAACTTCTACAGGATAAGTTGAACTTATGGTCAAATTGATAGATTAAAGTGTTAGAGGCTGTCTCGAATTAATAGTATCTATATTGGATACTTGATAAATAAATGAGATAGTCTCTAAAATGATATTAGGAGGATTGAAGTTATTATGAAACAAATGAAAATAGTAGTAATCGGAGGAGGGAGTAGTTATACTCCTGAGTTGCTTCAAGGGATTATAGATAATTATAGTACATTACCTGTTAATCAATTAGTATTGGTTGATATTAAAGAGGGAGAGAATAAAGTTAAGATTAATGCTAGATTCCTAAGAAGAATAATAGAAAAACAAGGATTACCTATTGAGGTAGAATATACATTGAATCGAAGAGAAGCATTAAAAGGAGCGGATTTTATAGTTACACAGCTTCGTGTAGGTGGTCTGGCTGCAAGGGCACTAGATGAAAAAATACCTCTTAAATATGATGTTATTGGACAAGAAACAACTGGACCAGGAGGATTCTTGAAAGCTCTAAGGACTATTCCAGTAATATTGGATTTGTGTAAAGATATTGAAGAGGTGTGTCCTGATGCATGGCTGATTAATTTTACTAACCCCGCAGGGATTATAACTGAAGCGGTTTCTAATCATACTAACGTAAAAGTGATAGGACTATGTAATGTCCCTATAAACATGAAATATGAAGTGGCAGAAAGATTGAAGGTGAGTCCGGAAAGGATTAATTGTACATTTGTAGGATTGAATCATCTAAGTTATATTAATCATATTTACCTTGATGGAAAAGATATTATTGATGAAGTGTTGCAAGTTTATTCTAGAACCCAATCGGAATCAGTTGTAAAAAATATCAGTAAAATAGATGATATGGATAAATTTACTGGAATACTAGGTTTGATACCTTCACCATATTTGCAGTATTTCTATTTTGAGAATAAGATGTTGAATGAAGAAAAAGAAAATATGGAAAAGGGAATTGGAACAAGAGCAGAACAAGTAATGAAAGTGGAAAAAAATTTATTTGAAATATATG includes:
- a CDS encoding response regulator transcription factor, which translates into the protein MKALIIDDEQYIREGLKSLIDWNSLGFEIAGEAKNGKEGLMKIKELHPEVCVVDIRMPVMDGIKMIEQASQEKIKCKFIILSGYRDFEYAQRAMECNVNKYVLKPIDEDQLVEKLQEVRDEIIKTNAQLRYVEESTNLSKDKVIHKIIMQKSPSIMWMNQWYNFQLPWNSYHIVLIDFLEDVTTVKKAMARKILEEFIKNGDYGVVFQIEEYVGIVIKNILFEHNFLLLEKMKILLKQEVLIDTIIAVGRKVKDINDIYLSFTDAKMLLKHSFIYGDEKILSSGLLDKRREVELETDNFDIDVYTDNLYAAIDVNSMKSINDILEDMLDNYKILGWSSEKIKAYYVNLYVKITTILFEKNKELKNMELLNERILEKLYTQGSLIKLHGFVKYQLVTISDILSAKRPTEIIHKIINYVERNYDKEIKIDDLGKIFNYNSAYLGKQFKNQTGNYFNTFLDQVRINNAKKLLVNTDYKIYEIAKKVGYKEPDYFTIKFKKYVDQSPNAYRNSKKGER
- a CDS encoding ABC transporter permease; the protein is MKGNIALVEGESPKNNKNKSLKKTLYKQRYLILMILPFIIWVIVFKYIPLWGWSIAFQDYKPKPGLSMFDYPFVGLKHFINLFKDPMFYQVMRNTLAMSFMQLIFGFPLPIIFAILLNELKGIRFKKLVQTVSYLPHFVSWVIVAGLFTTMLSNDGIVNEILLKLNLIDSPISFFAIPKYFWGICTSSEIWKELGWNSIIFLAAIAGISPDLYEAARVDGANRWKSIWHITLPGIRDTILVILVLNIGWIISIGFEKQYLMGNSLVQDYSKVLDLYVLEYGIRLGRYSFGTAIGIFKSVVSIVLLVSANKLSKAINGKAVI
- a CDS encoding carbohydrate ABC transporter permease translates to MKLIIKGNKTKRKRKKLSDRIADVIIVLFMIFVLVITAYPFLNVLAVSLNDASDSVRGGIYIWPRVFTLRNYEEVFKDSILFTAFRNSVFRTIVGSGLGVISTMLVAYVISRKDFFARKFVAGLFAVTLYVSGGMIPEFLLIKNLRLINNFAVYLIPGLIGVYYIYIVRSFIDGIPFAIQEAAKIDGANDLQIFYKVIMPLCKPVMATVALFYAVSHWNSWFDTYLYASGKDSLTTLQYELMKVLNNSNTAAAGSMIKAKANTLKVKTVTPQSIRMAITIVATLPILIVYPFLQKYFVKGMTLGAVKN
- a CDS encoding ABC transporter substrate-binding protein, which codes for MNLVIRKKFILVICFLMVFSVFTGCGKKEDTEKELSSESTKDIADEKDKNEEKTFTYWSADTTAGQLDDKYNSDVSRKIKELTGVTLRKEFAVGDPREKLSFMAASGEYPDFIYALEYSNIIVDAGGFIKLDGLIDEYGPNIKKLYGDDLARLRWSKEDPSIYFLGLPEIGKVKFEPESGFEIQHAALKELGYPKMETLKDYEEAIKKYVEANPEINGKPTIGLSLLADDWRIKISLTNPGVFSTGGADDGEWFYDKEKERAILHVTRPEEKEYFRWLNHMNDIGLLDKESFIQKYDQYQSKIAEGRVVAITDSKWQYSAAEQSLVAAGMSDRTYAMFPLVIEEGVVNKDFRPTGYSGGYGIGISTSCKDPVAAIKFLDWMCTDEAQILARWGIEGQHYDVIDGKRTFKPEVFKAWTEDPSFATETGIGIYSWPWPGYGQGAIDKKGDYYHPTFKDTIIDAYNESEKETLAHYGATMWKDLYPSEEDIEKSEYGVLWQINIPSDTEASVIMAKYDETTAKRIPEAILASPDEFDEIWDDYQQELVDVGIHKLEDEFNKLLQDKLNLWSN
- a CDS encoding 6-phospho-beta-glucosidase — protein: MKQMKIVVIGGGSSYTPELLQGIIDNYSTLPVNQLVLVDIKEGENKVKINARFLRRIIEKQGLPIEVEYTLNRREALKGADFIVTQLRVGGLAARALDEKIPLKYDVIGQETTGPGGFLKALRTIPVILDLCKDIEEVCPDAWLINFTNPAGIITEAVSNHTNVKVIGLCNVPINMKYEVAERLKVSPERINCTFVGLNHLSYINHIYLDGKDIIDEVLQVYSRTQSESVVKNISKIDDMDKFTGILGLIPSPYLQYFYFENKMLNEEKENMEKGIGTRAEQVMKVEKNLFEIYESEITEIPEELSKRGGSRYSEVAINLINSIWNNTGDLHVVNVMNKGSIVDLPYDCVIESNCIVNNQGATPISNGYLPENISGLVKQVKIYEQLTIEAAVKGDRNKALLALVNNPLVSNIDKAESILAELLEAHKKYLPRFY